In Citrobacter sp. RHB25-C09, the following proteins share a genomic window:
- a CDS encoding OmpA family protein, giving the protein MFNRLLSPFILSTLILTGCQAPQGKFTAEQIAAMQSYGFTESSGDWSLGLSDTILFNKNDYKLRPESQHQIQTMAGRLSSVGLTHARMDGHTDNYGEDGYNEALSLKRANVVADAWAAGAKVPRGNLTTQGLGKKYPIANNQTAKGRAENRRVAVVISTP; this is encoded by the coding sequence ATGTTTAATCGTCTTTTATCCCCTTTCATTCTTTCAACGCTGATTCTGACAGGCTGTCAGGCGCCTCAGGGAAAATTCACTGCGGAGCAAATTGCGGCTATGCAGTCATACGGTTTTACTGAGTCCTCAGGGGACTGGTCTTTAGGACTTTCGGATACCATTTTATTTAATAAAAACGATTACAAACTTCGCCCGGAAAGCCAGCATCAGATCCAGACGATGGCAGGTCGCCTCTCTTCGGTAGGGCTGACCCATGCGCGTATGGACGGGCATACCGATAATTACGGTGAAGATGGCTATAACGAAGCCTTGTCGCTTAAGCGCGCTAACGTAGTTGCCGATGCCTGGGCGGCGGGAGCGAAGGTCCCAAGGGGGAATTTGACGACGCAGGGGTTAGGCAAAAAATATCCTATTGCAAACAACCAGACGGCGAAAGGCCGCGCTGAGAACCGCCGTGTCGCCGTGGTCATCAGTACGCCATAA
- the rplS gene encoding 50S ribosomal protein L19, whose product MSNIIKQLEQEQMKQDVPSFRPGDTVEVKVWVVEGSKKRLQAFEGVVIAIRNRGLHSAFTVRKISNGEGVERVFQTHSPVVDSIAVKRRGAVRKAKLYYLRERTGKAARIKERLN is encoded by the coding sequence ATGAGCAACATTATTAAGCAACTTGAACAAGAGCAGATGAAGCAGGACGTACCTTCCTTCCGTCCGGGTGATACCGTGGAAGTGAAAGTATGGGTTGTTGAAGGTTCCAAGAAACGTCTGCAGGCATTCGAGGGCGTGGTTATCGCTATTCGTAACCGCGGTCTGCACTCTGCATTCACTGTTCGTAAAATTTCCAACGGCGAAGGCGTTGAGCGTGTCTTCCAGACTCACTCTCCGGTAGTTGACAGCATTGCTGTTAAACGTCGTGGTGCCGTTCGTAAAGCTAAACTGTACTACCTGCGTGAGCGTACTGGTAAGGCTGCTCGTATCAAAGAGCGTCTTAACTAA
- the trmD gene encoding tRNA (guanosine(37)-N1)-methyltransferase TrmD — protein MFIGIVSLFPEMFRAITDYGVTSRAVKNGLLNIQSWSPRDFTHDRHRTVDDRPYGGGPGMLMMVQPLRDAIHAAKSAAGEGAKVIYLSPQGRKLDQAGVSELAKNQKLILVCGRYEGIDERVIQTEIDEEWSIGDYVLSGGELPAMVLIDSVSRFIPGVLGHEASATEDSFADGLLDCPHYTRPEVLEEMEVPAVLLSGNHAEIRRWRLKQSLGRTWLRRPELLENLALTEEQARLLAEFKTEHAQQQHKHDGTA, from the coding sequence GTGTTTATAGGTATCGTTAGCCTGTTTCCAGAAATGTTTCGTGCAATTACCGATTACGGGGTAACTAGCCGGGCAGTTAAAAATGGCCTGCTGAACATCCAGAGCTGGAGTCCTCGTGACTTCACGCATGACCGGCACCGTACCGTGGACGATCGTCCATACGGCGGCGGACCGGGGATGTTAATGATGGTGCAACCCTTGCGGGACGCCATTCATGCAGCAAAAAGCGCGGCAGGTGAAGGCGCAAAGGTGATTTATCTGTCACCTCAGGGACGCAAGCTTGATCAAGCAGGCGTCAGCGAACTGGCCAAGAATCAAAAACTGATTCTGGTGTGCGGTCGCTACGAAGGCATTGATGAGCGCGTGATCCAAACCGAAATTGACGAAGAATGGTCAATCGGCGATTACGTTCTCAGTGGTGGAGAGTTACCAGCAATGGTACTGATTGATTCCGTTTCCCGGTTTATCCCGGGGGTTCTGGGTCATGAAGCATCGGCAACGGAAGATTCCTTTGCAGATGGATTGCTGGACTGCCCACACTATACCCGGCCTGAAGTGTTAGAAGAGATGGAAGTCCCGGCAGTGTTGCTGTCAGGAAACCATGCTGAGATACGTCGCTGGCGTTTGAAACAGTCGCTGGGCCGCACCTGGCTTAGAAGACCTGAACTTCTGGAAAACCTGGCTCTGACTGAAGAGCAAGCAAGGTTGCTGGCGGAGTTCAAAACGGAACACGCACAACAGCAGCATAAACATGATGGGACGGCGTAA
- the rimM gene encoding ribosome maturation factor RimM (Essential for efficient processing of 16S rRNA): protein MSKQLTAQAPTDPIVLGKMGSSYGIRGWLRVFSSTEDAESIFDYQPWFIQKAGQWQQVQLESWKHHNQDLIIKLKGVEDRDAANLLTNCEIVVDSTQLPQLEEGNYYWKDLMGCQVVTTEGYDLGKVVDMMETGSNDVIVIKANLKDAFGIKERLVPFLDGQVIKKVDLTTRTIEVDWDPGF, encoded by the coding sequence ATGAGCAAGCAACTCACCGCGCAAGCACCCACTGACCCCATTGTTTTGGGGAAAATGGGGTCGTCTTACGGTATTCGTGGTTGGCTCAGAGTGTTTTCTTCCACTGAAGACGCCGAAAGCATTTTTGACTATCAGCCCTGGTTTATCCAGAAGGCGGGTCAGTGGCAGCAAGTACAGCTAGAAAGCTGGAAGCACCACAATCAGGATCTGATCATCAAGCTGAAAGGCGTTGAAGATCGTGATGCCGCGAATCTCCTGACCAATTGCGAAATTGTCGTTGATTCTACGCAACTGCCTCAGCTTGAAGAGGGTAACTACTACTGGAAAGACCTGATGGGCTGCCAGGTAGTGACTACGGAAGGCTACGATCTCGGTAAAGTCGTCGATATGATGGAAACCGGATCGAATGACGTTATCGTCATTAAGGCAAACCTGAAGGATGCGTTTGGTATCAAGGAACGCCTCGTGCCGTTCCTCGATGGGCAGGTTATCAAGAAAGTCGATCTCACTACACGGACTATCGAAGTAGATTGGGATCCTGGTTTTTAA
- the rpsP gene encoding 30S ribosomal protein S16 gives MVTIRLARHGAKKRPFYQVVVTDSRNARNGRFIERVGFFNPIASEKEEGTRLDLDRIAHWVGQGATISDRVAALIKEANKAA, from the coding sequence ATGGTTACTATTCGTTTAGCTCGTCACGGCGCTAAAAAGCGTCCGTTCTACCAGGTTGTTGTTACTGACAGCCGTAATGCACGCAACGGTCGCTTCATTGAGCGCGTTGGCTTCTTTAACCCAATCGCTAGCGAAAAAGAAGAAGGCACTCGCCTGGATCTGGATCGCATCGCTCACTGGGTTGGCCAGGGCGCGACTATTTCTGATCGCGTTGCCGCGCTGATCAAAGAAGCAAACAAAGCAGCTTAA
- the ffh gene encoding signal recognition particle protein, which yields MFDNLTDRLSRTLRNISGRGRLTEDNVKETLREVRMALLEADVALPVVREFINRVKEKAVGHEVNKSLTPGQEFVKIVRNELVAAMGEENQTLNLAAQPPAVVLMAGLQGAGKTTSVGKLGKFLREKHKKKVLVVSADVYRPAAIKQLETLAEQVGVDFFPSDVGQKPVDIVNAALKEAKLKFYDVLLVDTAGRLHVDEAMMDEIKQVHASINPVETLFVVDAMTGQDAANTAKAFNEALPLTGVVLTKVDGDARGGAALSIRHITGKPIKFLGVGEKTEALEPFHPDRIASRILGMGDVLSLIEDIESKVDRAQAEKLATKLKKGDGFDLTDFLEQLRQMKNMGGMASLMGKLPGMGQIPDNVKSQMDDKVLVRMEAIINSMTLKERAKPEIIKGSRKRRIAQGCGMQVQDVNRLLKQFDDMQRMMKKMKKGGMAKMMRGMKGMMPPGFPGR from the coding sequence ATGTTTGATAATTTAACCGATCGTTTGTCGCGCACACTGCGCAATATCAGTGGCCGTGGGCGCCTTACTGAAGACAACGTTAAAGAAACGCTGCGCGAAGTGCGCATGGCGCTGCTGGAGGCTGACGTTGCGCTGCCGGTAGTGCGTGAGTTTATCAATCGCGTAAAAGAGAAAGCGGTTGGTCATGAAGTTAACAAAAGCCTGACGCCAGGGCAGGAGTTCGTCAAAATCGTCCGTAACGAACTCGTTGCGGCGATGGGTGAAGAAAACCAGACCCTGAACCTGGCCGCGCAACCGCCAGCCGTGGTGCTGATGGCGGGTTTGCAAGGGGCGGGTAAAACCACCAGCGTCGGTAAGCTCGGTAAATTCCTGCGCGAAAAGCACAAGAAGAAAGTGCTGGTCGTTTCTGCTGACGTTTATCGCCCTGCGGCGATCAAACAGCTGGAGACATTAGCCGAGCAGGTTGGCGTGGATTTCTTCCCGTCTGATGTTGGGCAGAAGCCGGTCGATATCGTTAACGCTGCGCTGAAAGAAGCCAAACTCAAATTCTACGACGTGCTGCTGGTGGATACCGCTGGTCGTTTGCACGTTGACGAAGCGATGATGGACGAAATCAAACAGGTGCATGCTTCTATCAATCCGGTAGAAACCCTGTTTGTCGTCGATGCGATGACCGGTCAGGATGCGGCCAATACAGCGAAAGCGTTTAACGAAGCGCTACCGTTGACCGGCGTGGTACTGACCAAAGTCGACGGTGACGCCCGTGGTGGTGCCGCGCTCTCTATTCGTCATATTACCGGCAAGCCGATCAAATTCCTCGGGGTTGGCGAGAAGACAGAAGCGCTGGAGCCGTTCCACCCGGACCGTATTGCCTCACGTATCCTCGGCATGGGCGACGTGTTGTCGCTGATCGAAGATATCGAAAGCAAGGTTGACCGCGCTCAGGCTGAGAAGCTGGCCACTAAACTGAAGAAAGGCGACGGTTTCGATCTGACCGACTTCCTGGAACAGCTGCGGCAGATGAAAAACATGGGCGGCATGGCAAGCCTGATGGGCAAGCTGCCGGGCATGGGGCAGATCCCTGACAACGTCAAATCGCAGATGGATGACAAAGTGCTGGTGCGCATGGAGGCGATCATTAATTCGATGACGTTGAAAGAACGCGCGAAGCCAGAAATCATCAAAGGTTCCCGCAAACGCCGTATCGCCCAGGGCTGTGGGATGCAGGTGCAGGACGTTAACCGCCTTCTGAAACAGTTCGACGACATGCAGCGCATGATGAAGAAAATGAAGAAGGGCGGAATGGCGAAGATGATGCGCGGCATGAAAGGTATGATGCCCCCCGGCTTCCCGGGAAGATAA
- a CDS encoding inner membrane protein YpjD produces the protein MPVFALLALVAYSVSLALIIPALLQKNSGWRRMAILSAVIALVCHGIALEARILPGDESGQNLSLLNVGSLVSLMICTVMTIVASRNRGWLLLPIVYAFALINLAFATFMPNEFITHLEATPGMMIHIGLSLFSYATLIIAALYALQLAWIDYQLKNKKLAFSNEMPPLMSIERKMFHITQIGVVLLTLTLCTGLFYMHNLFSMENIDKAVLSIVAWFVYIVLLWGHYHEGWRGRRVVWFNVAGAGILTLAYFGSRILQQIVS, from the coding sequence ATGCCCGTTTTTGCCCTGCTTGCTCTTGTCGCCTACTCTGTCAGCCTTGCGCTGATTATCCCTGCCCTGCTGCAAAAAAACAGCGGCTGGCGGCGTATGGCCATTCTTTCTGCGGTCATCGCGCTGGTATGTCACGGTATTGCGCTTGAAGCACGGATCCTTCCGGGTGACGAAAGCGGACAAAACCTTAGCCTGCTGAACGTCGGTTCACTCGTTAGCCTGATGATCTGTACGGTGATGACCATCGTCGCCTCGCGTAATCGCGGCTGGCTACTGTTGCCGATTGTTTATGCCTTTGCGCTGATCAATCTGGCCTTCGCGACCTTTATGCCGAACGAGTTTATCACCCACCTTGAAGCCACTCCGGGAATGATGATCCACATCGGCCTGTCGTTGTTCTCGTATGCAACGCTGATCATTGCCGCGCTCTATGCGCTTCAACTGGCGTGGATTGACTATCAGTTGAAGAATAAAAAGCTGGCATTCAGTAATGAAATGCCGCCGTTAATGAGCATCGAACGCAAAATGTTTCATATCACGCAGATTGGCGTGGTGCTGCTTACTCTCACTTTATGTACTGGCCTGTTTTACATGCATAACCTGTTCAGCATGGAAAATATCGACAAAGCGGTTCTCTCTATCGTGGCGTGGTTTGTCTATATTGTTCTGTTGTGGGGTCACTATCATGAAGGCTGGCGCGGTCGTCGTGTCGTATGGTTTAACGTCGCAGGCGCAGGCATCCTGACGCTGGCCTATTTTGGCAGCCGGATATTGCAGCAAATCGTGAGCTAA
- a CDS encoding HlyC/CorC family transporter, which translates to MEHISTTTLIVTLIVMVVISAYFSGSETGMMTLNRYRLRHLAKQGNRPAKRVEKLLRKPDRLISLVLIGNNLVNILASAIGTIVGMRLYGDAGVAIATGVLTFVVLVFAEVLPKTIAALYPEKVAYPSSFLLAPLQIIMMPLVWLLNTITRLLMRMMGIKTDIVVSGSLSKDELRTLVNESRSQISRRNQDMLLSVLDLEKVTVDDIMVPRSEIIGIDINDDWKSIERQLSHSPHGRMVLYRDSLDDAISMLRVREAWRLMSEKKEFTKEMMLRAADEIYFVPEGTPLSTQLIKFQRNKKKVGLVVNEYGDIQGLVTVEDILEEIVGDFTTSMSPTLAEEVTPQNDGSVIIDGTANVREINKAFNWHLPEDDARTINGVILEALEEIPIAGTRVRIGQYDIDILDVQDNMIKQVKVLPVKPLRESIAE; encoded by the coding sequence GTGGAACACATCTCCACCACCACGCTGATCGTCACATTGATCGTCATGGTGGTCATTTCAGCCTATTTTTCCGGTTCAGAAACCGGAATGATGACTCTGAACCGCTACCGTCTGCGCCATCTGGCAAAGCAGGGTAATCGCCCGGCAAAGCGCGTCGAAAAACTGCTGCGCAAGCCGGATCGCCTGATAAGCCTCGTGCTCATTGGTAACAACCTCGTCAATATCCTGGCTTCCGCGATCGGCACCATTGTCGGGATGCGCCTGTATGGCGATGCAGGCGTGGCGATTGCCACAGGCGTGTTGACCTTCGTTGTGCTGGTCTTTGCCGAAGTTCTCCCCAAAACCATTGCTGCGCTGTATCCGGAAAAAGTGGCGTATCCGAGCAGCTTTTTGCTTGCTCCGCTACAAATCATCATGATGCCGCTGGTCTGGTTACTCAACACCATAACCCGCCTGCTGATGCGCATGATGGGCATTAAAACCGATATTGTGGTCAGTGGTTCGCTGAGCAAAGATGAACTGCGCACCCTCGTGAACGAATCACGCTCGCAAATTTCCCGCCGTAACCAGGACATGTTGCTGTCCGTGCTGGATCTGGAAAAGGTCACAGTAGATGACATCATGGTGCCGCGCAGTGAAATCATCGGCATTGATATTAACGATGACTGGAAATCTATCGAACGACAGTTATCGCACTCACCCCACGGTCGGATGGTGCTCTACCGTGACTCCCTTGATGACGCCATCAGTATGCTTCGCGTACGCGAAGCCTGGCGCCTGATGTCGGAAAAGAAAGAGTTCACCAAAGAGATGATGCTCCGGGCCGCCGATGAGATTTACTTCGTCCCGGAAGGAACGCCGCTCAGTACGCAATTAATCAAATTTCAGCGTAATAAAAAGAAAGTGGGCCTGGTGGTCAACGAATACGGCGATATTCAGGGACTGGTCACGGTAGAAGATATTCTGGAAGAGATTGTCGGCGACTTTACCACCTCAATGTCGCCTACGCTTGCGGAAGAGGTCACGCCGCAAAATGACGGTTCGGTGATTATCGACGGTACTGCTAACGTGCGAGAAATCAATAAAGCGTTTAACTGGCATCTGCCGGAAGACGATGCCCGGACAATCAATGGCGTGATTCTGGAAGCGCTGGAAGAGATCCCGATTGCCGGCACCCGGGTGCGCATCGGTCAGTACGATATTGATATTCTTGATGTACAGGACAACATGATTAAGCAGGTGAAAGTCCTGCCCGTGAAGCCGTTACGCGAGAGTATTGCAGAGTAA
- the grpE gene encoding nucleotide exchange factor GrpE, translating into MSSKEQKTPEGQAPEEIIMDQHEEVEAVEQDASVEQVDPRDEKIANLEAQLAEAQNRERDSVLRIKAEMENLRRRTELDVEKAHKFALEKFVNELLPVIDSLDRALEVADKANPDMGAMIEGIELTLKSMLDVVRKFGVEVIAETNVALDPNVHQAIAMVESEDVPAGNVLGIMQKGYTLNGRTIRAAMVTVAKAKA; encoded by the coding sequence ATGAGTAGTAAAGAACAGAAAACGCCTGAGGGGCAAGCCCCGGAAGAAATTATCATGGATCAGCACGAAGAAGTTGAGGCAGTAGAACAAGACGCTTCTGTTGAGCAGGTGGATCCGCGCGACGAAAAAATTGCGAATCTGGAAGCGCAGCTTGCTGAGGCTCAGAATCGTGAACGTGACAGCGTGCTACGCATTAAAGCGGAAATGGAAAACCTGCGTCGTCGTACCGAGCTGGACGTGGAGAAGGCGCATAAATTTGCGCTGGAGAAATTCGTCAACGAACTGCTGCCGGTCATCGATAGCCTGGATCGCGCGCTGGAAGTGGCGGATAAAGCCAATCCGGATATGGGGGCAATGATTGAAGGTATCGAACTGACCCTGAAGTCGATGCTGGACGTGGTGCGTAAATTCGGTGTCGAAGTCATTGCCGAAACCAATGTTGCGCTGGACCCGAACGTGCATCAGGCGATTGCGATGGTTGAGTCTGAAGACGTTCCGGCAGGCAATGTCCTGGGGATTATGCAGAAAGGCTATACCCTGAACGGGCGTACTATTCGTGCAGCGATGGTGACCGTGGCAAAAGCGAAAGCGTAA
- the nadK gene encoding NAD(+) kinase, producing the protein MNNHFKCIGIVGHPRHPTALTTHEMLYRWLCTKGYDVIVEQQIAHELQLKNVKTGTLAEIGQQADLAVVVGGDGNMLGAARTLARYDIKVIGINRGNLGFLTDLDPDNAQQQLADVLEGHYIAEKRFLLEAQVCQQNCQKRISTAINEVVLHPGKVAHMIEFEVYIDENFAFSQRSDGLIISTPTGSTAYSLSAGGPILTPSLDAITLVPMFPHTLSARPLVINSSSTIRLRFSHRRNDLEISCDSQIALPIQEGEDVLIRRCDYHLNLIHPKDYSYFNTLSTKLGWSKKLF; encoded by the coding sequence ATGAATAATCATTTCAAGTGTATTGGCATTGTGGGACATCCACGTCACCCCACTGCACTGACCACACATGAAATGCTTTACCGTTGGCTATGCACCAAAGGCTATGACGTCATTGTCGAGCAGCAAATCGCGCATGAGTTACAGTTGAAGAATGTGAAAACCGGCACCCTTGCGGAAATTGGCCAGCAGGCAGATCTTGCCGTTGTCGTTGGCGGTGATGGGAATATGCTGGGCGCAGCGAGAACCCTGGCTCGGTACGACATTAAAGTCATCGGCATCAACCGTGGCAATCTGGGCTTTCTGACGGACCTTGATCCCGACAACGCCCAGCAGCAACTTGCAGACGTGCTGGAAGGCCACTACATTGCCGAAAAACGCTTTCTGCTGGAGGCCCAGGTTTGCCAGCAAAACTGCCAGAAGCGCATCAGCACGGCCATTAATGAAGTGGTACTCCACCCCGGCAAAGTTGCGCACATGATTGAATTTGAAGTTTATATCGACGAGAACTTTGCCTTTTCTCAGCGCTCAGATGGCCTGATCATCTCCACCCCGACCGGTTCAACGGCGTATTCCCTCTCCGCAGGTGGGCCGATTTTGACGCCCTCCCTCGACGCCATCACGCTGGTGCCCATGTTCCCACACACGCTTTCCGCACGCCCGCTGGTCATTAACAGCAGCAGCACCATTCGCCTGCGCTTTTCTCACCGCCGGAACGATCTGGAGATAAGTTGCGACAGTCAGATCGCACTGCCTATCCAGGAAGGGGAAGATGTACTTATTCGTCGCTGTGACTACCACCTGAACCTGATCCACCCTAAAGACTATAGCTATTTCAACACATTAAGCACCAAGCTGGGATGGTCAAAAAAATTATTCTAA
- the recN gene encoding DNA repair protein RecN, whose amino-acid sequence MLAQLTISNFAIVRELEIDFQSGMTVITGETGAGKSIAIDALGLCLGGRAEADMVRMGATRADLCARFSLKDTPAALRWLEDNQLEDGRECLLRRVISSDGRSRGFINGTAVPLSQLRELGQLLIQIHGQHAHQLLTRSEHQKSLLDGYANESLLVQEMATRYQLWHQSCRDLAQHQQLSQERAARAELLQYQLKELNEFNPQAGEFEQIDEEYKRLANSGQLLSTSQNALVLMADGEDVNLQSQLYTAKQLVTELVGMDSKLSGVLDMLEEATIQLSEASDELRHYCDRLDLDPNRLFELEQRISKQISLARKHHVSPEALPQYYQSLLEEQQQLDDQADSLETLTLAVNKYHQQALEIAHALHQQRQHYAQELSALITESMHSLSMPHGHFAIDVNFDEHHLSAEGADRVEFKVTTNPGQPMQPIAKVASGGELSRIALAIQVITARKMETPALIFDEVDVGISGPTAAVVGKLLRQLGESTQVMCVTHLPQVAGCGHQHFYVSKETDGEMTETHMQPLDKRARLQELARLLGGSEVTRNTLANAKELLAA is encoded by the coding sequence ATGTTGGCACAACTGACCATCAGCAATTTTGCTATCGTTCGTGAACTTGAGATCGATTTCCAGAGCGGAATGACCGTCATCACCGGTGAAACCGGGGCGGGAAAATCAATTGCGATTGATGCGCTTGGCCTGTGCCTGGGCGGTCGCGCTGAAGCCGACATGGTACGCATGGGCGCGACGCGCGCCGATCTGTGCGCACGCTTTTCCCTGAAAGACACCCCCGCCGCCCTGCGGTGGCTGGAAGACAATCAGCTTGAAGATGGACGTGAGTGTTTACTTCGCCGCGTCATCAGCAGCGACGGGCGTTCCCGTGGGTTCATCAACGGCACCGCCGTCCCCCTCTCGCAGCTTCGCGAGCTGGGGCAACTGTTGATCCAGATCCACGGCCAGCATGCGCATCAGTTACTGACCCGTTCTGAGCATCAAAAATCCTTACTCGACGGCTATGCCAATGAATCATTACTGGTTCAGGAAATGGCTACGCGCTATCAGTTGTGGCATCAAAGCTGCCGGGATCTGGCGCAACATCAGCAACTCAGCCAGGAACGCGCCGCGCGCGCGGAACTTCTGCAATACCAATTGAAAGAGCTCAATGAATTCAATCCGCAGGCGGGGGAATTTGAGCAGATCGATGAAGAGTACAAGCGTCTCGCAAACAGTGGTCAACTTTTGTCTACCAGCCAGAATGCGCTGGTGCTGATGGCCGATGGCGAAGACGTGAACCTGCAAAGCCAGCTCTATACGGCAAAACAACTTGTGACTGAACTGGTCGGGATGGATAGCAAACTTTCAGGCGTACTCGATATGCTGGAAGAAGCGACGATTCAACTCAGCGAAGCCAGTGACGAGCTGCGCCACTACTGCGATCGTCTGGACTTAGATCCCAATCGTCTGTTTGAACTGGAACAGCGTATATCTAAACAGATATCGCTGGCGCGTAAGCACCACGTCAGCCCCGAAGCACTGCCGCAGTATTATCAGTCATTGCTGGAAGAACAGCAGCAGCTTGACGATCAGGCTGATTCACTCGAAACGCTGACGCTGGCGGTGAATAAATACCACCAGCAGGCGCTGGAGATTGCGCATGCGTTGCACCAACAGCGCCAGCATTACGCGCAGGAACTCAGTGCATTAATTACTGAAAGTATGCACTCACTTTCAATGCCGCACGGGCATTTTGCCATTGATGTTAATTTCGATGAACATCACCTTAGCGCAGAAGGCGCGGACCGCGTTGAATTTAAGGTTACCACCAACCCCGGGCAGCCGATGCAGCCGATAGCCAAAGTGGCCTCCGGCGGTGAACTGTCCCGAATTGCCCTGGCAATTCAGGTGATTACCGCACGTAAAATGGAAACGCCAGCGCTGATCTTCGACGAGGTAGATGTGGGAATTAGCGGCCCTACCGCTGCCGTTGTGGGGAAACTCCTGCGTCAGCTTGGTGAGTCAACGCAGGTGATGTGTGTAACCCACCTTCCACAAGTCGCGGGTTGCGGTCATCAGCATTTTTATGTCAGCAAAGAAACTGATGGAGAAATGACTGAAACGCATATGCAGCCGCTGGATAAACGCGCCCGTTTACAAGAACTTGCTCGCCTGCTGGGTGGCAGTGAAGTGACGCGTAACACCCTTGCGAATGCGAAAGAACTGCTGGCAGCGTAA
- the bamE gene encoding outer membrane protein assembly factor BamE, with protein sequence MRCKTLTAAAAVLLMLTAGCSTLERVVYRPDINQGNYLTANDVSKIRVGMTQQQVAYALGTPMMSDPFGTNTWFYVFRQQPGHEGVTQQTLTLTFNSSGVLTNIDNKPALNDNK encoded by the coding sequence ATGCGCTGTAAAACGCTGACTGCTGCCGCAGCAGTACTATTGATGTTGACCGCAGGCTGTTCCACTCTGGAGCGAGTGGTATACCGCCCTGATATCAACCAGGGAAACTATCTGACGGCAAATGATGTATCCAAAATTCGCGTGGGTATGACGCAGCAACAGGTCGCCTATGCTTTGGGAACCCCGATGATGTCGGACCCGTTTGGGACTAACACCTGGTTCTATGTGTTCCGTCAGCAACCGGGACATGAAGGCGTAACCCAGCAGACACTGACGTTGACCTTTAACAGCAGCGGCGTGTTGACCAATATTGATAACAAACCTGCGTTGAACGACAACAAATAA
- a CDS encoding RnfH family protein, whose product MPAKIVVEVAYALPEKQYLQRVTLQEGATVEEAIRASGLLELRTDIDLTKNKVGIYSRPVKLADVLHDGDRVEIYRPLIADPKELRRQRAEKSANKQ is encoded by the coding sequence GTGCCGGCTAAAATCGTCGTCGAGGTCGCTTATGCGTTGCCTGAGAAACAGTATTTGCAGCGTGTAACGTTGCAGGAAGGGGCGACGGTTGAAGAGGCCATTCGCGCGTCTGGTCTGCTGGAGTTGCGCACCGATATCGATCTTACTAAGAATAAAGTCGGTATTTATAGCCGCCCGGTAAAACTGGCTGATGTGCTGCATGATGGCGATCGAGTTGAGATTTACCGCCCACTGATTGCTGACCCGAAAGAGTTGCGTCGCCAGCGGGCGGAGAAGTCGGCAAATAAACAATAA
- the ratA gene encoding type II toxin-antitoxin system toxin RatA, translating into MPQISRTALVPYSAEQMYQLVNDVKSYPQFLPGCTGSRVLELTPGQMTAAVDVSKAGISKTFTTRNQLTSNQSILMHLVDGPFKKLIGGWKFTPLSQDACRVEFHLDFEFTNKLIELAFGRIFKELAANMVQAFTVRAKEVYSAG; encoded by the coding sequence ATGCCGCAGATTAGTCGAACCGCGTTAGTCCCTTACAGCGCGGAGCAGATGTATCAGTTAGTGAACGATGTTAAATCTTACCCCCAGTTTTTACCCGGCTGCACCGGTAGTCGTGTACTGGAATTGACGCCTGGGCAAATGACGGCTGCAGTCGACGTCTCTAAAGCCGGGATCAGCAAAACGTTCACCACCCGAAATCAACTGACCAGCAATCAGAGTATCCTGATGCATCTGGTCGATGGTCCGTTCAAAAAACTCATCGGTGGCTGGAAGTTTACACCGCTGAGTCAGGATGCGTGCCGTGTTGAGTTTCATCTCGACTTTGAATTTACCAATAAACTGATTGAACTGGCTTTTGGCCGGATCTTCAAAGAACTGGCGGCCAATATGGTTCAGGCATTCACTGTTCGGGCAAAAGAGGTTTACAGTGCCGGCTAA